A stretch of the Planktothricoides raciborskii GIHE-MW2 genome encodes the following:
- a CDS encoding AAA family ATPase: protein MMQLNQNQTESIELIPGIGFGFSAVDGWLPLVEQPLLILVGLTGVGKSTLVKALSDTQLNFTLLPNRRTLTDRFIIPTVRQIDGVVTDDDLTCRVTRFSYTRRYKQLFPEGMVYVLSQLQINPERLCFPLLFDGLRGKLEVKYASELLPNSQFIVLEAPNSVRLERLLTRQDSFDRIGQSSPIACNNDTQKISSLAELGLPEAVNFFSPEETTRILTQINQGDYSIAEVRDRLKIIVEEQKNYDPLAARSVLELLPTHRTLFIDTTLNSPESIAQKIKSSFLAN from the coding sequence ATGATGCAATTAAACCAAAATCAAACGGAGTCGATAGAGTTAATCCCTGGAATTGGATTTGGATTCTCCGCCGTTGATGGCTGGCTTCCCCTGGTGGAACAACCCTTGCTGATTTTAGTTGGCTTGACGGGAGTCGGCAAAAGTACCTTGGTCAAGGCTTTATCGGATACCCAGTTAAACTTTACCCTGTTGCCTAACCGTCGAACTTTAACCGATCGATTTATCATTCCCACCGTGAGACAAATCGATGGAGTGGTCACGGACGACGATCTCACCTGCCGTGTGACACGCTTCTCTTATACCCGTCGCTATAAGCAACTCTTTCCCGAAGGAATGGTCTATGTTTTAAGTCAATTACAAATCAACCCGGAGCGACTCTGCTTTCCGCTACTCTTTGATGGTTTGCGCGGAAAGCTGGAGGTAAAATATGCCAGTGAACTTCTGCCAAATTCTCAATTTATCGTGTTAGAAGCGCCGAATTCGGTTCGCTTGGAACGTCTGTTAACTCGTCAAGATTCCTTTGATCGCATTGGACAATCTAGCCCGATCGCCTGTAACAATGATACTCAGAAAATTAGCAGTTTGGCCGAATTAGGATTGCCCGAAGCGGTGAATTTCTTCTCACCGGAAGAAACCACCAGGATTTTAACTCAAATTAATCAAGGAGACTACTCGATCGCCGAGGTGCGCGATCGCCTAAAAATTATCGTGGAAGAACAAAAAAACTACGATCCCTTAGCGGCGCGATCGGTCTTAGAACTCCTGCCGACCCACCGCACTCTATTTATTGATACAACGCTTAATAGTCCTGAGTCCATCGCCCAAAAAATTAAGTCCTCATTCCTGGCTAATTAA
- a CDS encoding SMP-30/gluconolactonase/LRE family protein, giving the protein MIFIPKLALGFLWLFTILVALPTPVLANNLADIINEGDRVEQVVTGFAFTEGPVWHDGGFLLFSDIPANTIYQLWTGDRVRLGFVPQPNLSNNFFVAQPDQQVELKVFRHPSGNANGNTLNRQGSLLSAEYANRRISLTQKDGTMITLTDRYQGKYLNSPNDLVVKSDGSIYFTDPNYSPKFIQHYHLQKHSQELEFYGVYRLTPDGKLTLLCREFLHPNGIAFSPDETKLYISDFQKSHIRVFDVKPDGTLTNGHIFAQLNPSSQIGGPDGIKVDRRGNVYCTGPEGVSIFSPAGDFMGLIQVPEVPSNLAFGDSDYQTLYITAKTSIYRIHLKIPGSAVTGTIPYL; this is encoded by the coding sequence ATGATTTTCATCCCTAAACTAGCCCTTGGCTTCCTGTGGCTATTCACTATTTTAGTTGCCCTCCCTACTCCGGTTCTGGCCAACAATTTGGCAGACATTATCAATGAGGGCGATCGGGTAGAACAGGTAGTCACAGGTTTTGCGTTTACAGAAGGCCCCGTTTGGCACGATGGTGGTTTTTTACTATTTAGTGATATTCCCGCTAATACTATCTATCAATTGTGGACGGGCGATCGCGTTAGGTTGGGTTTCGTTCCTCAACCCAACCTAAGCAATAATTTTTTTGTCGCTCAACCCGATCAACAAGTAGAGTTAAAAGTATTTCGTCATCCTTCTGGAAATGCCAATGGCAACACTTTAAATCGGCAGGGTAGCTTGCTAAGTGCTGAATATGCTAACCGTCGGATCTCCTTGACCCAGAAAGATGGTACAATGATTACATTGACCGATCGCTATCAAGGAAAATATCTCAATAGCCCCAATGACTTAGTAGTTAAATCCGATGGCAGTATCTACTTTACTGACCCTAACTACAGCCCTAAATTTATCCAGCATTACCATCTGCAAAAACATTCTCAAGAACTGGAATTCTATGGGGTCTATCGGCTCACCCCGGATGGTAAATTGACGCTTCTATGCCGGGAATTCCTACATCCCAATGGGATTGCCTTTTCTCCAGATGAAACAAAATTGTACATCAGTGATTTCCAAAAATCTCACATTCGCGTCTTTGATGTGAAGCCAGACGGCACCCTAACCAACGGACATATTTTTGCCCAACTCAATCCATCTAGTCAAATCGGAGGGCCAGATGGGATAAAAGTAGATCGGCGAGGAAATGTTTATTGTACTGGACCAGAAGGAGTGTCCATTTTCTCCCCGGCAGGGGATTTTATGGGTCTGATTCAAGTACCAGAAGTTCCGAGTAATTTAGCCTTTGGAGACAGTGACTATCAAACCCTTTACATCACCGCAAAAACCAGCATTTACCGGATTCATCTCAAAATCCCAGGATCCGCAGTAACCGGGACCATCCCATATTTGTAG
- a CDS encoding DUF445 domain-containing protein, with amino-acid sequence MNLSNLFIYIGPPIAGGIIGYFTNDIAIQMLFRPYRAIYIGDRRLPFTPGLIPRNQERLAKRISDTIMGSLLTPEELQNLARRLLQTERMEGAIHWLLRMAMDQIKSDTEAKTAQILAGILHDFLGQSLPRMLKVLAKDESFLQEQLDQIFDQVLLEIQLNRAQAHQLANWLLDVVLPPDVIRQVLVDFLTDRNIHTIDEGFREQSSGTYWVVANLIGLRSTLMRLRTFCLDEKEKSNDRIRDLIVALELRDRLEEWFQTLSLQNLPLSTVKQLRKTIRDSVRNYLQTSGTDLLLGLSNSIDWQKVSSLILTRLQKSAVVSKSLGLVSHELALILERYLERDLENLVAKAIPILNIDQVIINRVKATSPEELENAINGIVKSELQAIVNLGGVLGLIVGCMQTIILLLQ; translated from the coding sequence ATGAATTTATCTAACTTATTTATTTATATTGGCCCGCCCATTGCCGGTGGCATTATTGGCTATTTCACCAATGATATCGCCATTCAAATGTTATTTCGTCCCTATCGAGCGATTTACATTGGTGATCGGCGGCTGCCATTTACTCCCGGATTAATTCCGCGAAATCAAGAACGTCTAGCTAAACGAATTTCTGATACCATTATGGGGTCTTTGTTAACCCCGGAAGAATTGCAAAACCTGGCACGGCGTTTGCTGCAAACCGAACGCATGGAAGGGGCAATTCACTGGCTATTGCGGATGGCAATGGATCAGATTAAGTCCGATACAGAAGCCAAAACCGCGCAAATTTTGGCGGGAATTCTCCATGATTTTCTCGGCCAATCTTTGCCAAGAATGTTAAAGGTTTTAGCCAAAGATGAAAGCTTTTTACAAGAACAACTCGATCAAATTTTTGACCAAGTTTTATTAGAAATTCAACTCAATCGCGCCCAAGCCCATCAACTAGCCAATTGGCTGTTAGATGTGGTATTGCCCCCAGATGTAATTCGGCAAGTGTTGGTCGATTTCTTGACTGATCGCAACATTCACACCATTGATGAAGGATTTCGCGAACAAAGTAGTGGCACCTATTGGGTCGTAGCCAACCTGATTGGATTACGCAGTACCTTGATGCGGTTACGCACCTTTTGTTTAGATGAAAAAGAAAAGTCAAACGATCGCATTCGGGATTTAATTGTTGCCCTGGAACTGCGCGATCGCCTAGAAGAATGGTTTCAAACCCTTTCCCTGCAAAATCTGCCCTTATCCACCGTCAAACAATTGCGGAAAACCATCCGCGATAGTGTCCGCAACTACCTGCAAACTAGCGGCACGGATTTATTATTAGGCTTAAGTAACTCAATTGATTGGCAAAAAGTATCTAGTTTAATCTTAACTCGCTTACAAAAATCCGCAGTGGTCAGTAAATCCCTCGGATTAGTCAGTCACGAACTAGCCCTGATTTTAGAAAGATATCTAGAACGGGACTTAGAAAATTTAGTGGCCAAAGCCATCCCCATTTTAAACATCGATCAAGTAATTATCAATCGGGTGAAAGCCACCTCTCCCGAAGAATTAGAAAATGCCATCAATGGCATTGTCAAAAGTGAATTACAGGCGATCGTTAATCTAGGAGGAGTGTTAGGTCTGATTGTCGGTTGTATGCAAACTATTATTCTGCTTTTACAATAA
- a CDS encoding pentapeptide repeat-containing protein translates to MDAQELLKAYAAGERDFCGIDLKGANLKGVDLNGVDLSGADLSGANLSGSNLSETELRSTNFTGADLSDVDLYDARLNGARLNLANLKLANLSSANLQKACLSHADLRDSKLFGAYLSYADLSYADLRRADLFRAYLFRAYLYCADLNGAHLIGADLIRANLTGADLSKAHLKDAKLEFANLAGVNLTEADLTRAKMSEAQLYNADLTGANLEYVELINAQLFSSKMVGVNLIEADLRGAKLSEANLSKANLTGADLYSTNMTRADLTGANLTRAHLSLANWSEANLNHANLTDAKLTEIIGNAGSGHNTNSLESNLQKSTELVIPHSICLKNKKFVLLGRHHNADVRFISPMVSRRHAIIETDDQGCYILKDQNSTNGVFVNRQRVKEPVVLTDGSTIQIGIFTLLLVGDQLRLPSFGNYEKSRQENPIENLATKKLANLSGANLYGATLTGVHLEKFNLSGAIMPDGTIYE, encoded by the coding sequence ATGGATGCTCAAGAACTGTTAAAAGCATACGCAGCAGGAGAAAGAGATTTTTGTGGGATTGATCTCAAAGGGGCTAACCTCAAAGGAGTTGATTTAAATGGTGTTGACCTGAGTGGTGCTGACCTCAGTGGAGCGAACTTGAGTGGGTCTAACTTGAGTGAAACCGAACTCCGCAGCACCAACTTTACCGGGGCGGATCTCAGTGATGTGGACTTATATGATGCCAGACTCAACGGTGCGAGACTGAATTTAGCCAATCTCAAATTAGCCAATCTCAGCAGTGCCAATTTACAAAAAGCCTGCTTGAGTCATGCAGACCTAAGAGATAGTAAACTCTTTGGAGCTTATTTAAGTTATGCAGACTTAAGCTATGCGGATCTCCGGCGGGCCGACTTATTTCGGGCTTATCTCTTTCGGGCTTATTTATACTGTGCGGATTTAAATGGGGCGCACTTAATTGGGGCAGACTTAATTAGAGCAAATTTAACCGGGGCTGATTTAAGTAAAGCTCATTTAAAAGATGCCAAATTAGAATTCGCCAACCTCGCGGGAGTGAATCTGACTGAAGCGGATCTGACCCGCGCCAAAATGAGTGAAGCGCAACTTTATAATGCGGACTTAACCGGGGCAAATTTAGAATACGTTGAATTAATTAATGCCCAATTATTTTCTAGCAAAATGGTCGGGGTGAATTTAATTGAAGCCGACCTCAGAGGAGCAAAATTAAGTGAGGCAAATCTCAGCAAAGCTAATCTCACTGGCGCGGATTTATACTCGACCAATATGACTCGTGCAGACTTAACTGGAGCCAATTTGACTAGAGCCCATTTAAGTCTGGCTAATTGGAGTGAAGCAAATCTGAATCATGCCAATCTCACGGATGCTAAATTAACGGAAATTATCGGCAATGCTGGGTCGGGACATAATACCAATTCTTTGGAAAGCAATTTGCAAAAATCCACTGAATTAGTCATCCCTCATTCAATTTGTTTAAAAAATAAAAAATTTGTCCTACTTGGTCGCCATCATAATGCGGATGTGCGGTTTATTTCCCCGATGGTTTCTCGACGGCACGCGATTATTGAAACGGACGATCAAGGATGTTACATTTTAAAAGATCAAAATAGTACCAATGGTGTATTTGTCAATCGACAAAGAGTGAAAGAACCTGTGGTTTTAACCGATGGTTCAACGATTCAAATCGGTATTTTTACTTTGCTGTTAGTGGGTGATCAGTTAAGATTGCCATCTTTCGGCAATTATGAAAAGTCCCGTCAGGAGAACCCCATAGAAAATCTGGCGACAAAAAAGTTGGCCAATTTAAGTGGAGCAAATTTATATGGAGCAACGCTGACAGGGGTTCATTTAGAAAAATTTAACCTCAGTGGTGCGATTATGCCCGATGGCACGATTTATGAATGA
- the rimK gene encoding 30S ribosomal protein S6--L-glutamate ligase, whose translation MKIAILSQDSTLYSTSRLKEAGEQRGYEMKVINYLRCYMNITSHRPILVYQGKQLEDFDAVIPRIGASKTFYGTAVVRQFEMMGVFSTNSSQAISRSRDKLRCLQLLAREGIGLPVTGFANSTQDIDGLIDMVGGAPLVIKLLEGTQGIGVVLAETHQAAKSVIEAFRGLDANILVQEFIKEAGGADIRCFVVGEKVIAAMKRQGAQGEFRSNLHRGGTAEKIKLTPEERSTAIRAVKTMGLKVAGVDMLRSNHGPVVMEVNSSPGLEGIETATGVDVAGKIIEFIEKNAVKGKMRDRMQY comes from the coding sequence ATGAAAATTGCCATCTTATCTCAAGATAGTACGCTTTATTCTACTTCTAGATTGAAGGAAGCCGGTGAGCAACGGGGTTATGAAATGAAAGTAATCAATTACCTTCGTTGTTACATGAATATCACCTCCCATCGACCGATTTTAGTGTATCAAGGCAAACAATTAGAAGACTTTGACGCGGTGATTCCCCGAATTGGTGCATCGAAAACCTTTTATGGCACCGCAGTGGTGCGGCAGTTTGAAATGATGGGCGTATTTTCTACCAATAGTTCCCAGGCAATTTCTCGTTCTCGGGATAAGTTGCGTTGCTTGCAACTACTAGCCAGAGAAGGAATTGGTTTGCCGGTGACGGGATTTGCCAATTCTACCCAAGATATTGATGGGTTAATCGATATGGTAGGCGGAGCCCCTTTGGTGATTAAATTATTAGAAGGAACTCAGGGCATTGGCGTGGTGCTGGCGGAAACTCACCAGGCCGCCAAGTCGGTGATTGAAGCGTTTCGCGGTTTAGATGCCAACATTTTAGTCCAGGAGTTTATTAAAGAAGCAGGTGGTGCAGATATCCGGTGTTTTGTGGTCGGGGAAAAAGTGATTGCGGCGATGAAACGCCAAGGGGCTCAGGGGGAATTTCGCTCTAATCTTCACCGAGGGGGAACCGCAGAGAAAATTAAGTTAACTCCAGAGGAACGTTCCACCGCAATTCGGGCGGTGAAAACGATGGGGTTGAAAGTAGCCGGGGTGGATATGTTACGTTCTAATCATGGCCCGGTGGTGATGGAAGTGAATTCTTCCCCCGGTCTGGAAGGAATTGAGACGGCAACCGGAGTCGATGTCGCGGGTAAGATTATTGAGTTTATTGAGAAAAATGCGGTGAAGGGGAAGATGCGCGATCGGATGCAGTATTAA
- a CDS encoding RimK/LysX family protein, protein MKKKQDLPAIGWREWLSLPELGIVAVKAKIDTGARSSAIHAFDLQTFSSEDKYKVRFKVHPYQRNPHTTVISEAEILEEREVRNSGGHTELRLTIVTLVVLGGSEWPIELTLTNRDVMGFRMLLGRQAVRDRFLVNPGKSYLLSRNLSPTGKKQVKRIIV, encoded by the coding sequence ATGAAAAAAAAACAAGATTTACCAGCGATCGGTTGGCGAGAATGGCTGTCTCTGCCAGAGTTGGGAATTGTGGCAGTGAAGGCCAAAATTGATACCGGGGCTAGATCCTCGGCGATTCATGCGTTTGATCTCCAGACTTTCTCCTCAGAAGATAAATATAAGGTGCGCTTTAAAGTGCATCCTTATCAGCGGAATCCCCACACGACTGTGATTAGTGAAGCGGAAATTTTAGAGGAACGAGAAGTCCGCAATTCTGGAGGGCATACTGAGTTAAGATTAACGATTGTCACATTGGTAGTTCTTGGCGGTTCTGAATGGCCGATTGAACTGACGTTAACTAATCGGGATGTGATGGGCTTCAGGATGCTGCTGGGACGTCAGGCAGTCCGCGATCGCTTCTTGGTTAATCCTGGGAAATCATACTTACTTAGCCGCAATCTTTCTCCCACCGGAAAAAAACAAGTTAAACGAATCATTGTATGA
- a CDS encoding Coenzyme F420 hydrogenase/dehydrogenase, beta subunit C-terminal domain, which translates to MTSVIPETPKHKKAKALRPGARRPAKELCSECGLCDTYYIHYVKEACAFLNQQMSELEQAAHGRDRNLDNPDELYFGVHQQMMAAKKKDPIPGAQWTGIVSSIACEMLDRGLVEGVVCVQNTKEDRFQPMPVVARTKEEVLAARVNKPTLSPNLSVLEQVEKSGMKRLLVIGVGCQIQALRAVEKQLGLEKLYVLGTPCVDNVSRAGLQTFLETTSKSPDTVVHYEFMQDFRVHFKHEDGSVELVPFFGLNTKKLKDIFAPSCMSCFDYTNGLADLVVGYMGAPFGWQWIVVRNQIGQEMLDLVQDQLDTQPVMSQGNRKPAVQQSIPAYDQAVTLPMWAAKLMGVAIERIGPKGLEYARFSIDSHFTRNYLYVKRNHPEKLADHVPEFAKRIVSQYKLPE; encoded by the coding sequence ATGACTTCAGTTATTCCCGAAACTCCCAAGCATAAAAAAGCGAAAGCCCTGCGACCCGGTGCGCGGCGTCCCGCCAAGGAACTTTGTAGCGAATGTGGGCTGTGTGATACTTATTACATCCATTACGTCAAAGAAGCTTGTGCTTTTCTGAACCAGCAGATGTCAGAATTGGAACAGGCTGCCCACGGGCGCGATCGCAACTTAGATAACCCCGATGAACTGTACTTTGGCGTGCATCAACAGATGATGGCCGCCAAGAAAAAAGACCCGATCCCCGGCGCCCAATGGACTGGGATCGTCAGTAGCATTGCCTGTGAAATGCTCGATCGCGGTCTAGTAGAAGGGGTGGTCTGCGTGCAGAACACCAAAGAAGACCGTTTTCAACCCATGCCCGTGGTAGCGAGAACCAAAGAAGAAGTGCTGGCGGCCAGAGTGAATAAACCCACCCTTTCCCCCAACTTATCGGTGCTCGAACAAGTGGAAAAATCAGGCATGAAACGGTTACTGGTGATTGGGGTAGGTTGTCAAATTCAAGCCTTGCGAGCGGTAGAAAAACAACTCGGTTTAGAAAAACTCTATGTTTTAGGCACCCCCTGCGTCGATAACGTCAGCCGCGCTGGGTTACAAACCTTCTTGGAAACCACCAGCAAGTCACCGGATACAGTGGTTCATTATGAATTTATGCAGGATTTCCGGGTTCACTTCAAACATGAAGATGGTTCCGTGGAATTGGTGCCGTTTTTTGGCCTGAACACCAAGAAACTGAAAGATATTTTTGCCCCTTCTTGTATGAGTTGCTTTGACTATACCAATGGCTTGGCGGATTTGGTGGTGGGTTATATGGGGGCACCGTTTGGTTGGCAGTGGATTGTGGTTCGCAACCAAATCGGCCAAGAAATGTTGGATTTGGTGCAGGATCAACTGGATACTCAGCCGGTGATGTCCCAAGGCAACCGCAAACCCGCCGTACAACAAAGTATTCCCGCTTACGATCAGGCGGTGACTTTACCAATGTGGGCAGCGAAACTTATGGGGGTGGCGATCGAAAGAATTGGCCCGAAAGGTTTAGAATATGCCCGCTTTTCCATTGATTCTCACTTTACCCGCAATTATCTTTATGTGAAACGGAATCATCCAGAAAAATTAGCGGATCATGTGCCGGAATTCGCCAAGCGAATTGTGAGTCAGTATAAACTACCGGAATAA
- the glp gene encoding gephyrin-like molybdotransferase Glp — protein MLSVEEAESIIFNLVKPLDDQQDVERLDLLSASGRVLAAPVVGSRDFPHWDNSAMDGYAVRYADVSNSSPETPTLLTVVEEIPAGKPPQVEIKPGLAARILTGSMMPPGADTVVMQEETRRQGTAVEILAAPREIGEFVRYGGSFYRAGNPLLPAGIAIAPPDIAVLATAQCVQVPVYRRPKVAILSTGDELVAPGESLKPGQLVDSNQYALTAAAIAAGCEAMPLGIVPDDPGKLKQAIAQALSLADFVLSTGGVSVGDYDYVEQILTELGGQIHIKSVAIKPGKPLTVATFPPSTTLGDSASNLSRNLSRNLLYFGLPGNPVSALVTFWRFVQPALGKLSGLNNGFLPEFILAKTQQDLRAGGQRETYLWGQIQSVDSEYQFKLAGGSHSSGNLINLAQTNGLAIVPVGKKLIPAGEMVQVMWVK, from the coding sequence ATGTTGTCAGTTGAAGAAGCTGAGTCAATCATTTTCAACCTGGTCAAGCCGTTAGATGACCAGCAGGACGTAGAACGTTTAGACTTGTTATCGGCATCTGGACGAGTGTTAGCGGCGCCGGTGGTGGGGTCAAGAGATTTTCCCCACTGGGATAATTCGGCAATGGATGGGTATGCCGTTCGTTATGCAGATGTGAGCAACTCTAGTCCAGAAACTCCCACCCTGTTAACCGTGGTTGAAGAAATTCCCGCTGGTAAACCGCCACAGGTAGAAATTAAGCCTGGACTGGCTGCCCGGATTTTAACCGGGTCAATGATGCCCCCTGGGGCGGATACGGTGGTGATGCAAGAAGAAACCCGACGCCAAGGCACAGCGGTGGAAATTTTGGCCGCCCCACGAGAAATCGGGGAGTTTGTTCGGTATGGAGGGTCTTTTTATCGGGCGGGAAACCCCCTGCTGCCCGCTGGAATTGCGATCGCCCCCCCGGATATTGCCGTTTTAGCCACGGCGCAATGTGTCCAAGTCCCGGTCTATCGCCGTCCCAAGGTGGCTATTCTCTCCACAGGCGACGAGTTAGTTGCCCCCGGAGAATCCCTGAAACCAGGACAATTGGTGGATTCTAATCAGTATGCTTTGACCGCAGCAGCGATCGCCGCAGGGTGTGAGGCTATGCCGTTGGGCATTGTCCCGGACGATCCGGGCAAGCTGAAACAGGCGATCGCCCAAGCCTTGTCCCTGGCGGATTTTGTCCTTTCCACTGGCGGAGTTTCTGTCGGTGACTATGACTATGTAGAACAAATCCTCACGGAATTAGGCGGTCAAATTCATATTAAATCTGTGGCGATTAAACCAGGAAAACCTTTAACCGTCGCTACATTTCCCCCGTCCACAACCCTGGGAGATTCTGCCAGCAACTTATCCAGAAACTTATCCAGAAACTTATTATATTTCGGCTTACCAGGAAATCCGGTTTCCGCATTAGTGACATTTTGGCGCTTTGTCCAACCAGCCCTGGGCAAACTCTCTGGATTAAATAATGGCTTTTTACCAGAATTTATCCTCGCCAAAACTCAGCAAGACTTACGGGCTGGAGGTCAGCGAGAAACCTATCTTTGGGGTCAGATCCAATCCGTTGATTCTGAATATCAATTTAAATTAGCCGGTGGTAGTCATAGTTCGGGAAATCTGATCAATTTAGCTCAAACAAATGGGTTAGCGATCGTGCCTGTGGGTAAAAAATTAATTCCTGCTGGTGAAATGGTTCAGGTTATGTGGGTGAAATAA
- the cobO gene encoding cob(I)yrinic acid a,c-diamide adenosyltransferase, which yields MEKNTRIQETQGNGEIDSNIDSNNIDSSIDRALNAEQYKQKMQRRQAIQAERLAKAIPEKGLIIVHTGNGKGKTTAALGMVVRSLGHGYRVAIVQFIKGAWEPAEKAVLSQWESQLEFYAMGEGFTWDTQDRDRDTQKAQEAWQKAKSLITNPEIKLVLLDEINIALKLGYLSVEQVLAGLAQKPADSHVILTGRGAPAPLIERADLVTEMTLVKHPFREQGVKAQPGIEY from the coding sequence ATGGAAAAAAACACCCGAATTCAAGAAACACAAGGCAACGGGGAAATAGATTCAAACATCGATTCCAACAACATCGATTCAAGCATCGATCGCGCCTTAAATGCCGAACAGTACAAGCAGAAGATGCAACGGCGTCAAGCTATCCAAGCGGAACGGCTGGCAAAAGCCATTCCAGAAAAAGGACTGATTATTGTTCATACAGGCAATGGCAAGGGAAAAACGACCGCAGCATTGGGAATGGTGGTGCGATCGCTTGGTCATGGTTATCGAGTGGCGATTGTCCAATTTATCAAAGGTGCCTGGGAACCGGCAGAAAAAGCCGTCCTCAGTCAGTGGGAGTCTCAATTAGAATTTTATGCGATGGGGGAAGGTTTTACCTGGGATACCCAAGACCGCGATCGCGACACCCAAAAAGCCCAAGAAGCTTGGCAAAAAGCCAAAAGCTTAATTACCAACCCAGAAATTAAGCTGGTTCTCCTTGATGAAATTAATATTGCCCTCAAGCTGGGTTATTTATCTGTAGAGCAAGTCCTTGCTGGTTTAGCCCAAAAACCCGCTGATTCCCATGTCATTCTCACCGGCAGAGGCGCCCCAGCCCCTTTAATTGAACGGGCTGATTTAGTCACGGAAATGACCCTGGTTAAGCATCCGTTCCGGGAGCAAGGGGTGAAAGCGCAACCAGGAATTGAGTATTGA
- a CDS encoding DUF3386 domain-containing protein, whose protein sequence is MVATQVSAREFFRAAYENRYTWDADFPGYTADVTYEHEGQVIQGRVKVGPDMKAEVMDVADEAAQKAIHGQLWETAIHRVRRDFEAVHGENTFSYGETDETGAVEIIIGGKGEGDRYQLRNNEVCMVHRHIHGVVVTIYTQSSHQTPEGYLSHCYDSVYHDPKTGEQKGEKSNFEDHYTQVGKYQILSDRLIHNPESDRRDRFTFSNIQLLG, encoded by the coding sequence ATGGTTGCAACTCAAGTTTCTGCCCGCGAATTTTTCCGTGCTGCTTATGAAAATCGTTACACCTGGGATGCGGATTTTCCCGGCTATACCGCTGATGTCACTTATGAGCATGAGGGTCAGGTGATTCAGGGCCGGGTGAAGGTGGGGCCGGATATGAAGGCGGAAGTTATGGATGTTGCTGATGAGGCGGCGCAAAAGGCGATTCATGGGCAACTTTGGGAAACGGCGATCCACCGTGTGCGTCGCGATTTTGAAGCGGTGCATGGGGAAAATACTTTTAGCTATGGGGAAACCGATGAAACGGGGGCAGTGGAAATTATTATCGGCGGTAAGGGGGAAGGCGATCGCTACCAACTCCGCAATAATGAGGTCTGCATGGTGCATCGCCACATCCACGGGGTTGTGGTGACGATCTACACCCAAAGCAGCCACCAAACCCCAGAGGGCTACCTTTCCCACTGTTATGATTCTGTCTATCACGACCCCAAAACTGGGGAGCAAAAGGGGGAAAAGAGCAATTTTGAAGACCACTATACCCAGGTGGGCAAGTATCAAATTCTGAGCGATCGCCTGATTCACAACCCGGAAAGCGATCGCCGCGATCGGTTCACCTTTTCTAACATCCAACTGTTGGGCTAG
- a CDS encoding HEAT repeat domain-containing protein: protein MSALMTLEEISAKLDSPKVADRMVALAHLRDVAPEDAMPLIKKVLDDESLQVRAMAAFAVGLKPTDESYPILVQRLESEPDYSVRANVAGALGYLEDPRAFQPLVRAFYEDTEWLVRFSAAVALGNLKDPRARDVLISALDSPEVVVQQAAIAALGEIQSVESVDRILRFIQSEDWLVRQRLAEALGNLPTEKSLSALKFLEKDSHPQVAAAACLSLERLGKIKNQS, encoded by the coding sequence ATGAGTGCTTTAATGACCTTAGAAGAAATTTCTGCCAAGTTGGACAGCCCAAAAGTGGCCGATCGCATGGTGGCATTGGCGCATCTGCGGGATGTGGCGCCGGAAGATGCCATGCCTTTAATTAAGAAAGTTTTAGATGATGAAAGTCTGCAAGTGCGGGCAATGGCCGCGTTTGCGGTGGGACTGAAGCCCACCGACGAAAGTTATCCGATTTTGGTGCAACGGCTGGAAAGCGAACCGGACTACAGTGTGCGGGCAAATGTGGCGGGGGCTTTGGGTTACTTGGAAGACCCGCGAGCATTTCAGCCATTAGTCCGGGCATTTTATGAGGATACGGAATGGTTGGTGCGCTTTAGTGCCGCAGTCGCTTTGGGCAATTTGAAAGATCCCCGCGCCCGTGATGTGCTGATTTCTGCCCTGGATAGCCCAGAAGTGGTGGTGCAACAAGCGGCGATCGCGGCATTAGGGGAAATTCAATCCGTAGAATCCGTGGATCGGATTCTCCGGTTTATCCAATCCGAAGATTGGTTGGTGCGTCAGCGTTTGGCGGAAGCTTTGGGAAATCTGCCTACGGAGAAAAGTCTCTCAGCCTTGAAATTCTTAGAAAAAGATAGCCATCCCCAAGTGGCAGCGGCGGCTTGCTTATCCCTGGAACGTTTGGGCAAAATCAAAAATCAATCTTGA